In a genomic window of Streptomyces katrae:
- a CDS encoding PLP-dependent aminotransferase family protein, giving the protein MAQWTSAVGTAQLARLITSQQERPAVPGARKAPAYRTLADGIRLLVLEGRVPVAARLPAERELAVALSLSRTTVAAAYEALRTEGFLESRRGAGSWTSVPAGNPLPARGLEPLPPESLGSMIDLGCAALPAPEPWLTKAVQGALEELPPYAHTHGDYPAGLPALRRMLADRYTERGIPTMPEQIMVTTGAMGAIDAICSLFAGRGERIAVESPSYANILQLMRAAGVRLVPVAMGGGLSGWDMDVWRQVLRDSAPRLAYVVADFHNPTGALASEEQRRAMVEAARSAGTVLIADETMAELQLDPEPAMPRPVCSFDPAGSTVITVGSASKAFWAGMRIGWVRAAPDVIRSLVAARAYADLGTPVLEQLAVNWLMRTGGWEEAVGMRRAQARENRDALVAAVRRELPDWEFEVPGGGLTLWARAGGLSGSRLAEVGERVGVRVPSGPRFGVDGAFEGYVRLPFTVGGPLADEAAARLAAAARLVGTGAGGGGAEPPRTFVA; this is encoded by the coding sequence ATGGCTCAGTGGACCTCAGCGGTCGGCACCGCGCAGCTCGCCCGGCTGATCACCTCGCAGCAGGAGCGCCCCGCCGTGCCCGGCGCCCGCAAGGCTCCCGCCTACCGCACCCTCGCCGACGGCATCCGGCTGCTCGTCCTGGAGGGCCGCGTCCCCGTAGCCGCCCGGCTGCCCGCCGAGCGCGAGCTCGCGGTCGCCCTCTCCCTCAGCCGCACCACCGTCGCGGCCGCCTACGAGGCCCTGCGCACGGAGGGCTTCCTGGAATCCCGTCGCGGCGCCGGCAGCTGGACCTCCGTACCGGCCGGCAACCCGCTCCCGGCCCGCGGCCTGGAGCCGCTGCCGCCCGAGTCCCTCGGCTCCATGATCGACCTCGGCTGCGCCGCCCTCCCGGCCCCCGAGCCCTGGCTGACCAAGGCCGTCCAGGGCGCCCTGGAGGAACTGCCGCCGTACGCCCACACCCACGGCGACTACCCGGCCGGTCTGCCCGCGCTGCGCCGGATGCTCGCCGACCGCTACACCGAGCGCGGCATCCCGACCATGCCCGAGCAGATCATGGTCACCACCGGGGCCATGGGGGCCATCGACGCCATCTGCAGCCTCTTCGCCGGCCGAGGCGAGCGGATCGCCGTCGAGTCCCCCTCCTACGCCAACATCCTCCAGCTGATGCGCGCCGCCGGCGTCCGCCTCGTGCCGGTGGCCATGGGCGGCGGGCTCAGCGGCTGGGACATGGACGTCTGGCGGCAGGTGCTGCGCGACTCGGCCCCGCGCCTGGCCTACGTCGTCGCCGACTTCCACAACCCGACCGGAGCCCTGGCCTCCGAGGAGCAGCGCCGGGCCATGGTCGAGGCCGCCCGGTCCGCCGGAACCGTCCTGATCGCCGACGAGACGATGGCCGAGCTCCAGCTGGACCCGGAGCCGGCCATGCCGCGGCCCGTCTGCTCCTTCGACCCGGCGGGCTCCACGGTGATCACGGTCGGCTCCGCCAGCAAGGCGTTCTGGGCCGGCATGCGGATCGGCTGGGTCAGGGCGGCCCCGGACGTCATCCGGAGCCTGGTCGCGGCCCGCGCCTACGCCGACCTCGGCACCCCGGTGCTGGAACAGCTCGCGGTGAACTGGCTGATGCGGACCGGGGGCTGGGAGGAGGCCGTCGGGATGCGCCGCGCCCAGGCCCGGGAGAACCGGGACGCGCTGGTCGCCGCGGTGCGCCGGGAGCTGCCGGACTGGGAGTTCGAGGTGCCGGGCGGCGGGCTCACGCTGTGGGCCCGGGCCGGCGGGCTGTCCGGCTCGCGGCTCGCGGAGGTGGGGGAGCGGGTCGGCGTCCGCGTCCCCTCGGGCCCGCGGTTCGGAGTGGACGGGGCCTTCGAGGGCTATGTCCGGCTGCCGTTCACGGTGGGCGGGCCGCTGGCCGACGAGGCCGCCGCGCGCCTGGCCGCGGCGGCCCGCCTGGTCGGTACGGGCGCGGGCGGCGGCGGGGCGGAGCCGCCGCGCACCTTCGTGGCCTGA
- a CDS encoding biotin-dependent carboxyltransferase family protein, with translation MGIGAGAGVRGLLVVRAGALSTVQDLGRPGFAHLGVPRSGALDAGAYALANRLVGNPAGAAALETTLDGIRLRALAPVTVAVTGAPCAVRVSGRPAAWGAPVWLRAGAELDVGRASAGLRSYVAVRGGVAGPAVLGSRSTDLLSGLGPAVLADGTVLDVGAAGPVPVAGADALRVPGPPVAELVLPLRLGPRADWFTAASVTALLSGGYRVSPASNRIGLRTEAGPALERARGGELPSEGMVLGAVQVPPDGLPVVFLADHPVTGGYPVVGVVPPGPALDAAAQARPGVAVRFVPA, from the coding sequence GTGGGGATCGGGGCGGGGGCGGGTGTGAGGGGGCTGCTGGTGGTGCGGGCCGGGGCGTTGAGCACCGTGCAGGATCTGGGGCGGCCCGGGTTCGCGCACCTGGGGGTGCCGCGGTCGGGGGCACTGGATGCGGGGGCGTACGCCCTGGCCAACCGGCTCGTCGGCAATCCTGCCGGGGCCGCCGCCCTGGAGACCACCCTGGACGGGATCCGGCTGCGGGCCCTGGCGCCGGTGACGGTGGCGGTGACGGGCGCGCCGTGTGCGGTACGGGTCTCCGGGCGGCCGGCGGCGTGGGGTGCGCCGGTGTGGCTGCGGGCGGGGGCGGAGCTGGACGTGGGGCGGGCCTCGGCCGGGCTGCGGAGCTATGTCGCGGTGCGGGGCGGGGTCGCCGGGCCGGCGGTGCTGGGGAGTCGTTCGACGGACCTGCTGTCGGGGCTGGGGCCGGCGGTCCTGGCCGACGGGACGGTGCTGGACGTCGGCGCGGCGGGCCCGGTGCCGGTGGCGGGAGCGGACGCCCTTCGGGTGCCGGGGCCGCCGGTGGCAGAGCTGGTGCTGCCGTTGCGGCTCGGGCCACGGGCGGACTGGTTCACGGCGGCCTCGGTGACGGCGCTGCTGTCGGGCGGCTACCGGGTGTCGCCGGCGTCGAACCGGATCGGGCTGCGGACGGAGGCGGGGCCCGCGCTGGAACGGGCGCGGGGCGGGGAGCTGCCGAGTGAGGGGATGGTGCTGGGGGCGGTACAGGTCCCGCCGGACGGGCTGCCGGTGGTCTTCCTGGCCGACCATCCCGTGACGGGGGGCTACCCGGTGGTCGGCGTGGTACCGCCGGGCCCCGCGCTGGACGCCGCCGCGCAGGCCCGGCCGGGGGTGGCGGTGCGGTTCGTCCCGGCGTGA
- a CDS encoding LamB/YcsF family protein, with translation MASMITSPAAAIDLNADLGEGFGRWALTDDEALLSVVTSANVACGFHAGDPSIMRRVCELAAARGVRIGAQVSYRDLAGFGRRAMDVPAAELAAEVAYQIGALEVFARAAGSRVSYVKPHGALYNRTVHDADQAGAVVAGVRLAAGDAGLPVLGLPGSLLLAAAAEAGLEAVPEAFADRAYTPEGTLVPRGTPGAVLHDPDAVVARAVRMAAQGEVTASDGSPVRVSARSLCLHGDTPGAAGLAVRVREALAAAGVRVEAFA, from the coding sequence ATGGCTTCCATGATCACATCCCCCGCGGCCGCGATCGACCTCAACGCCGACCTCGGCGAGGGCTTCGGGCGGTGGGCGCTCACGGACGACGAGGCCTTGCTGTCGGTGGTCACCAGCGCGAACGTGGCCTGCGGGTTCCACGCGGGAGACCCGTCGATCATGCGCCGGGTGTGCGAGCTGGCGGCCGCCCGGGGCGTACGGATCGGCGCGCAGGTCTCGTACCGGGACCTGGCGGGGTTCGGGCGGCGGGCGATGGACGTGCCGGCGGCGGAGCTGGCGGCCGAGGTGGCGTACCAGATCGGGGCGCTGGAGGTGTTCGCGCGGGCGGCCGGGTCGAGGGTGTCGTACGTGAAACCGCACGGTGCGCTGTACAACCGCACCGTCCACGACGCGGACCAGGCGGGCGCGGTGGTCGCCGGGGTCCGGCTGGCGGCCGGGGACGCCGGGCTGCCGGTGCTGGGGCTGCCGGGCTCGCTGCTGCTGGCCGCCGCCGCGGAGGCGGGGCTGGAGGCGGTGCCGGAGGCCTTCGCCGACCGGGCCTACACCCCGGAGGGCACGCTGGTCCCGCGCGGGACGCCGGGGGCGGTGCTGCACGACCCGGACGCGGTGGTGGCGCGGGCCGTACGGATGGCGGCGCAGGGGGAGGTCACGGCCTCGGACGGCTCCCCGGTACGGGTGTCCGCGCGCTCCCTGTGCCTGCACGGGGACACCCCGGGGGCGGCGGGGCTCGCGGTGCGGGTCCGGGAGGCGCTGGCGGCGGCCGGGGTGCGGGTGGAGGCGTTCGCGTGA
- a CDS encoding 5-oxoprolinase subunit B family protein: MRALVVGREALLLEVDSAAEVAALHAELLRRRDAGELGAVREVVPAARTVLLDGVREPGALAARIARWEVPPLAEAEGPLVTVPVRYDGPDLAEVARAWGVAEGEVARVVGGIEFRVAFCGFAPGFGYLTGLPERLWLPRRATPRTSVPAGSLALAGEYAGVYPRSSPGGWQLIGSTGAVLWDPAREPAALFAPGVRVRFEEAGS, translated from the coding sequence GTGAGGGCGCTGGTGGTGGGCCGGGAGGCGCTGCTGCTGGAGGTGGACTCGGCGGCGGAGGTGGCCGCCCTCCACGCCGAGCTGCTGCGCCGGCGGGACGCGGGTGAGCTGGGCGCCGTACGGGAGGTGGTGCCGGCGGCGCGGACGGTGCTGCTGGACGGGGTGCGGGAGCCGGGGGCGCTGGCCGCGCGGATCGCCCGCTGGGAGGTGCCGCCGCTCGCGGAGGCGGAGGGGCCGCTGGTCACCGTGCCGGTGCGGTACGACGGGCCGGACCTGGCGGAAGTGGCCCGGGCGTGGGGCGTGGCCGAGGGGGAGGTGGCCCGGGTGGTCGGGGGGATCGAGTTCCGGGTGGCGTTCTGCGGGTTCGCGCCCGGCTTCGGCTACCTGACGGGCCTGCCCGAGCGGCTGTGGCTGCCCCGGCGTGCCACACCCCGCACGTCGGTCCCGGCGGGCTCGCTGGCGCTGGCCGGCGAGTACGCGGGGGTCTACCCCCGCTCCTCCCCCGGCGGCTGGCAGCTGATCGGCTCCACGGGGGCGGTCCTGTGGGACCCGGCCCGGGAGCCGGCGGCGCTGTTCGCGCCGGGGGTACGGGTGCGGTTCGAGGAGGCGGGATCGTGA
- a CDS encoding ankyrin repeat domain-containing protein, with the protein MSKHEDAPGTPDEDVVELATKIFDLARQGETETLAAYLDAGVPANLTNDRGDTLVMLAAYHGHADAVTALLSRGAEADRANDRGQTPLAGAVFKGEEAVIRALLAGGADPHAGTPSAVDTARMFNKADLLELFGAA; encoded by the coding sequence ATGAGCAAGCACGAGGACGCGCCCGGCACGCCCGACGAGGACGTCGTCGAACTGGCCACCAAGATCTTCGACCTCGCCCGTCAGGGTGAGACCGAGACCCTGGCCGCCTACCTCGACGCCGGGGTCCCCGCCAACCTCACCAACGACCGCGGCGACACCCTCGTCATGCTCGCCGCCTACCACGGCCACGCCGACGCCGTCACCGCCCTGCTCTCCCGCGGCGCCGAGGCCGACCGCGCCAACGACCGCGGCCAGACCCCGCTCGCCGGCGCCGTCTTCAAGGGCGAGGAGGCCGTCATCCGCGCGCTGCTCGCCGGTGGGGCCGACCCCCACGCCGGAACCCCGTCCGCGGTGGACACGGCCCGCATGTTCAACAAGGCCGACCTGCTGGAACTGTTCGGAGCCGCGTAA